From the Pseudoalteromonas ulvae UL12 genome, the window GTATTAATGATTTGCTCGACTTTTTGCGTAATGAGGTCGAGCATTTGTAGTTCTTTATTGGCGCTATCTAAATGACTAAGGGCGATTTTTTTTAATAAATTATCACGCACAGAAAATAATGCGCCGCGTAATTGTTGTTCATTTTCTTCTCGTAACTGTGGGGTTTGTACTCGACCGGTGCGGACAATTTCGCCCATAGCGATGAGTTTTTCGAGACTGAGTTTTGCGATTAGAGAGTATTGCGTGAGTACTTCGTGAGTGAGATCTGATTGCTTGGCGTGTTTGCTGTAGCGTTCTGAGCTATCGAAATACAGCCAGCCGATAAGGCAGCTAAACAAAAAAATCACACTAAAAGCAAATAAGAGCTTATGTGTGAGGCGGCTATGGAGATGTCTTTTTTGTTTCGGCTTCAAGCTTAGTTCCGCACATTAAATGAAAACTCGTTACTGCATTAGTGCAATTTGGCGCAGTAACGAGTTGATGGGCAAGTAATAATTAGTTAAATGTTACTTCACCAGTCGCGACGTTATGCATTGCGCCGACTACTTTTACTTTACCTTGTTTTACCAAATCAGCAATAACAGGGCTGCGATCTAAAATGTTTTGCACTGTTAGCTCAACATTTTTGTCTGCGACAGCTTGTACGAATGCTTTGTTTTTAGAGCTACGTACACCTGGGATATCTGTTGTTGCGTAAATTGCTGGAGCGATATTGCTTAAAGTATGCGTTAGGTTGCCTAATTCGACATTGTCACATGCACCTTTAACAGCACCACACTCAGTGTGACCTAAAACAACCACTACTTTAGAGCCAGCAACAGCGGTTGCAAACTCAACACTACCAAGAATATCAGTATTTACAAAGTTACCTGCAATACGGGCAGAAAAAATATCGCCAATACCCGCATCAAACACTAATTCGTGTGGTACGCGAGAATCGATACAACCAATAACGGTGGCGTAGGGGTATTGACCTGCGCCTGTCGCTGCCACTTGTTTTGCTAAATCACGCTCTAACATTGAGCCTGATACAAAACGTTTGTTGCCATCTTTTAACATTTGTAATGCTTGATCTGGTGAGATCGCGCTTTGTGAAGCGGCTGTTTGTGCAGGAACTGCTGCAACAGTACTAAATGATGAAATCGATAAACCTAAACCTAGGCTTGCCGCTAAAACAAATTTATTAAAAGACATGTTGTGTTTCCCGTTGTGTAACTTTGTATTAAAAATTAAGTGCGTTCCTGTCCCCTGAAAATACCCCTCAAAATCAGCGTGGAGATGGGATACATCTACTCACTGATGATGAGAGGTAATACAGGAACGCGACAAAATTATATGGAGAAGGTGTAAAAATAGCCTGTTGAAAGGATTAAAATTGCTTAATGGCAAAGTAAACTTATCTTAAATAAGTATCAGTGGTGAGTTGCGGATGAATTATTCTGTATGTGTGATGACACACGTTTATTCAGTGGAATATTGAGGGAGGACTTAACTGGTTTTGGGTGAGTTTGCCCTTAAATAAAATAATGAAGATGCAATCAATTAGCATGTACGGTGAATGAATAAAATGGTTGGGTTTTAATCATTCACTTATACGAGATTGCATCGTCAAGAAAAGTAACATAGGGATTACTTTTTATTTGTATTTTACTGCATTGGCTAATGCGAGTTTTCTTCCGTAACTGTTTAATTTTAAAATTAACTTAGCACGCTTGCTGTTGCTTTTTGTGACTTGGCTGATGCCTTGGCTTTGTGCATTTATGTTTACTGATGTCATTACTTTTCTCGTCTTGGTTTGGATAACTTGTTGACTATTTTGCACACAATTATCTTGCTTTACTAATGAGAATATTTACTTTTTAGGTATGAAAAAATCTAATGAATGTCTCTTGTCTTTTCGTGGTGAATAATTAGCGTTTTTTTATGAATAAAAGTAGGTTTTAACGCTGTAAAAGTGCATAACTAAATGTTTATGCGTCAAAAGAGGTCGCATTTGTGATGCAACTCGGTATGCTAAAAAAGTTTTATTATCGGTTAAGAAATCTAATCAAGTGCAGGCTAATCTTTATTTAATCGTTACCAACCCATTTTATCATGCCAAAAAGCGGCAATTACTTAATTGGTTATTGCATGAGTTGGCTGTGAGGAAATTGAACTATGTGTTTTACGAAACTCACGTAGATCTGGACGAGAATCAGCATTATTTTTCTGAACAGTTACCGCATTGTAGCAAAGTAGTGGTTTTAGGAGGGGATGGCACACTGCATCTTACAGTCAATGCGATGGCCGGTTTTGACTTACCTTTGGCGCTGCTACCTTGTGGCACAGGTAATGATTTTGCTCGAGGATTAGGTTGGTCTGTGGCGCAATTTAAGCAAGCCGTTTTTTCAGAGCGCGTGCAATCCATTGATCTTGGCATGATAAATCAACGGCGATTTATTAACATTGCCGGGATCGGTTTTGATGGCGCGGTGGTGGCGAGTCAAGGGCGTTATCAGCGAACGGTTTGGTCTCAGTTGCATTATTTACGTTTAGCATTAAAGCAACTTGTTGTTTATAAGGGAGCTTTTATTGCATTGCAATTTTTAGGAAGAGAGCGCAGTTATCGAAATTTCATGACGGTGTTTGCCAACGGCCAATATTTTGCAGGTGGCATGAAGATAGCTCCGTTAGCGCAGGTTTCAAGTGGCCATTTACATTGTGTGATGATCGAAGAGCTGAGCATGCTCAAAAAAGTACTCTATTTAAGCAAAGTGTATTTTGGGACTCATTTGCGGGCTCGTGCCGTTAATACCTGTGATGCAGCAGAGTTCAAAGTCGATACGTCAGGGTTAGCTATTGAAGCTGATGGCGAATTTATTGGGTATACGCCAGCTATAATCGAGGTCATTCCTAATGGTCTTAAATTACAGGCACCGTAAAAAAGGGCCGAAGCCCTTTTGGTTAGTGCGCTTTTACAACACTCACTGGGGATGAGCCGAACAGCGCCTTGAGCTTTTGAACCGGTGTCAGCACTATGGCATTGCCTAATAACACACAGCTGAAACCAAGAATCGTATTGTTAGTCCAAATAAATCCTTCAAAGTATGTACTTAACACCACTGCGACCAATGGAAATAACACAATCACATAACTGGCTTTTTCAGGCCCAATTTCTTTGAGTAATGCAAAGTAGCAGCCAAACGCAATGACAGTGCCAAATACAGACAAGTAAATAAGTGAAATCAGGTAGCTCGGGGTGGTCGATATCGACATTTGGGCACCAGTGAGGTTTATATAAATCAATAATAAAACCGCACTGTACAACATGCCCCATGCATTGCCTTGCAAAACAGGGATCTGTGCATGGGAATTGCGAACACTAATCATATTGCCAATAGAAGCGGCGAATGTGCCGGCCAGTGATAAAAGTAAACCAATCACCGCACCATTTGAAAACGTTAAATCAGCCAGATCAGCCCAAAACAGTACAATGATCCCGATTACACCCAGACACGCACCCAGATAAATACGCAGTGCAATGGGCTTACCAAAAAAGATTCGTGTATTAATGATGTTCATCAATAGCAGCAGTGAAAATGCAATAGACGTCATGGCTGAGGTCAAATAAGCCTGTGCCCAGTACAAGATTAAATAGTTTGCACCAAAGTTAAACACTGCCAGCAGGATAAAAAAACCATGTTGTTTAACAGGGTAACGCATGGGGAGTTTTTTGATTGTGCAAAAGATCCACATCAATGCCGCAGCGAGTGCAAATCGGTAGAATAATGACACTTCAACAGCAACATCACCAAGTTGGAACTCAATCGCAAACCAAGTTGAGCCCCAAATCAGCACAGTCACCAGGTAGAGCAAAGTCGTTTTCATAGCGTAATTAGTCTTTTTTAGGGGAGATGGTGGGAAGTTTAACGTTTCTGTGTATAGTTAACATATACAGATAAATGAAAATGTAACCTATACAGATTTGCGCTTATGTCGACTATTGTTAATCGTGAAAAAACAGAATTCTTATATCAGCAAGTAGCACAGCTCATTCGTGAGATGAAAGCACAAAATACTTTGCAAGCGGGGCAGAAATTGCCTTCGCTACGAAATATGGCAGCGAAATTAAATGTCAGTATTCCTACTGTTAAACAAGCTTATTTAGAGTTAGAGCAACAAGGACTGATAGAAGCAAAGTCGAAATCAGGTTATTTCTTAAAAGCGATGGATTCACAGTATGATAAACCCAAACGTCGTCGCCTTTCATCACAACCGATAGCGGTCAACAAACAATCACTCATTGAACAAGTGTATGAAGCTATACATCGTAAAGGTGTGATCCCTTTTGGTATTGCCAACCCGATTGCCGCCCGTTCGACCGATAAAGCATTAGCACGTACTATGCGCAGGGTGATGACAATGTCTGGTCATCAAGGTATCAATTATGGTGCCATGGATGGGTTTGCCCCGTTAAAAAAGCAGCTTATTTATCGATATTTAGATGTCGGTATCGGGGTCGATTTTGATGAGTTAATCATCACAAATGGCGCGCAAGAAGCATTAGCGATTGCTTTGCAATGTGTTGCAAAACCCGGTGATGTGATTGCTATTGAGTCACCGACCTATTTTGGCATCATTGAGCTGATTGAAAATTTGGGCCTTAAAGCCATTGAGATTCCAATTTGTAGCGAAAAAGGTATTTGGCTTGAAGATTTAAGTAACGCACTACAACAACACACGATCACGGCTTGTGTTTTTTCAACCGCATTGAATAATCCTGTCGGATCATTGATGCCAGAACAAAACCGCGCTGATTTAGTGGCGTTGCTTGAATCTCATGATGTGGTTCTCATTGAAGATGATGTCTACGGTGACTTGTATTTTAATGGCCCACGAGGCAAACCCGCGCAATATTACAGCAAAAAAGGATTGGTGATTTCGTGTGCTTCTTTTTCTAAAACAGCGGCCCCGAGTTATCGTATCGGTTGGTTAATCGCTGGTCGTTATGCGCAAAAAGCGTTAGGTTTAAAGCGCGCATTTAGCTGCTCTTCACCATTATTGAATCAGTGGGCGCTGTCTGAATTTTTAGCAAGCGGAGATTACGATCGGAATTTGGTCAAATTGCGGCAAATTTTACGTTCAAATAAAGAGCGGATGATCCACTTTGTATTGCAGCATTTTCCGGCAGGAACTTGCGTGAGCGATCCGCAAGGAGGATGTGTGCTGTGGGTGGAGTTCCCTGCGGGGATTGATGCAACTGCGCTGTTTCATCTTGCCTTAATGTATAATATTAGTATTACACCTGGCAGCATGTTTTCTGCGAGCAATAAGTATCAGCGCTGCGTTCGTTTAAGTTACGGTTTGCCATGGCGCGACGAGGTTGAGCGCGCGTTAATAAAACTGGGGGAGCTTGCCGCATCGCTGCAAATGAAAAAACAATCGGCCACTTAATGTGGCCGAATGCTGCTTGCTGATGACTGACAAGACTTGCTGTTGAGTACCGTTTTTTAGTGGTGGTTGGCAGCGAATAAATCATACCCTTTTAAGATAGGTAAGCTTTGTTGCAGTGTTTTTTCGGTCTGCGCGAGTTGCTCTATCGAGCCACAAAGTGCATCGGCACGCGCTTCAAGTTGATGTGCTTGCGCTTCAACTTTAAGTTCAATTTGCTCACCCATACGTGTCATGCGGTTTTCGAATTCTTCCATATTTCCGCCAGCACCTAGTAACTCAGAGCCGAGAGAGACGAGTAAGCTACCAATTGAATTCATTACGGCTTCTTCCATCGCACGCTCAATTTCTTGATCAAATTGCTCATCAAAGTGATTTTCAATATTGGTAAAGTTGCTTTGATCTATGACAAACGACCCATCTTGATAAAAGCTTTCATTAATTTTGACAGAGACTTCATCCATCAAGCGAGTCATGCTATCTGTGTTGTGTAAGCCAAATGCGGTGCCAACTTCATCAAGTGCGATACCTGCGATCTTTACCCCTTCTAAAGCAATTTCGGCGACTTGTGGCATGTTTGCCCGTAAGCCATCGGCATATTGCATCAGCATTGTTTGTTGAGCGGATGTGACATCGACTTCTTGCTGATTAATGAATAAACGACCTTGCTGGTCAATTTGCATGACTTGATGATCGTTGTTTTCAATCTCAAGTATATTGGGAGAGATTTTCAGTGTTTGTTGGATATCGATATTGCATGATTCAGACGATACGGTAAGGCCATCAACATTTGAGTGCGCCATTGCGGGTCCGACCATTAAAGCTGAGCTGAGTAAAATAATTGATTTCATCATTGCGTTTCCTGTTGTTTGTTCGTTTGGCTGCTTTGTTGACGTTATCTTTTCAATATCAATGCCAAAATAATTTTTTATTATTTTTCATGTTGTTATGTTTTTTAGCTGATATTGAGTGTTTAGATTGAGTGATGTAATTGACTACTTTTTAGTTAAAATGATGAATTTAACTATTTCGATTTGATATTTTCATCAACACGATAAAAATATTTTTCTTTGCTAAATTTTAATTTGGCGCTATTTATTCAACTTAGAAGTTAACTGTATAAATTCCTGTTTTTGGAGATAGGTGTGGGTAAAACGTATTCTTATGACGATTTTGATGACGCTTTCGATAGCGATGATGATTTTGAGCCAAGCAACAAGGCACAAAACGACAATCAAAAGCGTAAAGTAAAACGCAAAATCGATGATTACTTAGAGCAAAAGCGCTTAAGAAAGAATCTCGGTGACGATGATTTCGACAGTTATTTAAATGACTAGAATTTGATGAGAAGGGGCTTGTAAAGCCCCTTTTTCGTATGCTTAATTGAGGCTTGTTTGTGCGAGTGCTTGTTTAATATCTTGTTCTATTTTTTGTGGTGTCGTTGTGGGTGCATAGCGTTTTAACGGCTGCCCGTCTCTTGCAATTAAAAACTTCGTAAAGTTCCACTTAATCCATTTCCCGAAAGTCCCCGGTAACGCGTTTTTTAGGTAACTGAAAATAGGGTCGGTGTGTTCGCCATTTACATCCACTTTTTCCATTACAGGAAAGCTAACGCCATAATTAATCAAACAACCTTGGGCTATTTCTTCTGCGCTTCCAGGCTCCTGTTGGCGAAATTGATTGCATGGGAAGCCGAGTATTACCAGTCCTTGATCTTTATATTGCTGATACAAGGTTTCTAACCCTTCGTATTGAGGTGTCAGTCCACATTGACTGGCTGTATTGACTATCAGTACAACTTTTCCTTGATAGGCCGAAAAATCGATAGGTGCGCCTTGTAGGCTGGTGCTTTTAAATTGATAAATGTTTGTCATCTTCTTTCTTTTTATTTGATTTTAATGGTGTTTATCTAACTTGGCTAAAATGTTCAGTCAAGAATTCTATCAATAATCGAATGCGATGGGGCATTAGA encodes:
- a CDS encoding DMT family transporter is translated as MKTTLLYLVTVLIWGSTWFAIEFQLGDVAVEVSLFYRFALAAALMWIFCTIKKLPMRYPVKQHGFFILLAVFNFGANYLILYWAQAYLTSAMTSIAFSLLLLMNIINTRIFFGKPIALRIYLGACLGVIGIIVLFWADLADLTFSNGAVIGLLLSLAGTFAASIGNMISVRNSHAQIPVLQGNAWGMLYSAVLLLIYINLTGAQMSISTTPSYLISLIYLSVFGTVIAFGCYFALLKEIGPEKASYVIVLFPLVAVVLSTYFEGFIWTNNTILGFSCVLLGNAIVLTPVQKLKALFGSSPVSVVKAH
- a CDS encoding PA3496 family putative envelope integrity protein is translated as MGKTYSYDDFDDAFDSDDDFEPSNKAQNDNQKRKVKRKIDDYLEQKRLRKNLGDDDFDSYLND
- a CDS encoding carbonic anhydrase family protein; the protein is MSFNKFVLAASLGLGLSISSFSTVAAVPAQTAASQSAISPDQALQMLKDGNKRFVSGSMLERDLAKQVAATGAGQYPYATVIGCIDSRVPHELVFDAGIGDIFSARIAGNFVNTDILGSVEFATAVAGSKVVVVLGHTECGAVKGACDNVELGNLTHTLSNIAPAIYATTDIPGVRSSKNKAFVQAVADKNVELTVQNILDRSPVIADLVKQGKVKVVGAMHNVATGEVTFN
- a CDS encoding glutathione peroxidase, which encodes MTNIYQFKSTSLQGAPIDFSAYQGKVVLIVNTASQCGLTPQYEGLETLYQQYKDQGLVILGFPCNQFRQQEPGSAEEIAQGCLINYGVSFPVMEKVDVNGEHTDPIFSYLKNALPGTFGKWIKWNFTKFLIARDGQPLKRYAPTTTPQKIEQDIKQALAQTSLN
- a CDS encoding aminotransferase-like domain-containing protein, translating into MSTIVNREKTEFLYQQVAQLIREMKAQNTLQAGQKLPSLRNMAAKLNVSIPTVKQAYLELEQQGLIEAKSKSGYFLKAMDSQYDKPKRRRLSSQPIAVNKQSLIEQVYEAIHRKGVIPFGIANPIAARSTDKALARTMRRVMTMSGHQGINYGAMDGFAPLKKQLIYRYLDVGIGVDFDELIITNGAQEALAIALQCVAKPGDVIAIESPTYFGIIELIENLGLKAIEIPICSEKGIWLEDLSNALQQHTITACVFSTALNNPVGSLMPEQNRADLVALLESHDVVLIEDDVYGDLYFNGPRGKPAQYYSKKGLVISCASFSKTAAPSYRIGWLIAGRYAQKALGLKRAFSCSSPLLNQWALSEFLASGDYDRNLVKLRQILRSNKERMIHFVLQHFPAGTCVSDPQGGCVLWVEFPAGIDATALFHLALMYNISITPGSMFSASNKYQRCVRLSYGLPWRDEVERALIKLGELAASLQMKKQSAT
- a CDS encoding diacylglycerol/lipid kinase family protein, which codes for MQANLYLIVTNPFYHAKKRQLLNWLLHELAVRKLNYVFYETHVDLDENQHYFSEQLPHCSKVVVLGGDGTLHLTVNAMAGFDLPLALLPCGTGNDFARGLGWSVAQFKQAVFSERVQSIDLGMINQRRFINIAGIGFDGAVVASQGRYQRTVWSQLHYLRLALKQLVVYKGAFIALQFLGRERSYRNFMTVFANGQYFAGGMKIAPLAQVSSGHLHCVMIEELSMLKKVLYLSKVYFGTHLRARAVNTCDAAEFKVDTSGLAIEADGEFIGYTPAIIEVIPNGLKLQAP
- a CDS encoding YggN family protein encodes the protein MMKSIILLSSALMVGPAMAHSNVDGLTVSSESCNIDIQQTLKISPNILEIENNDHQVMQIDQQGRLFINQQEVDVTSAQQTMLMQYADGLRANMPQVAEIALEGVKIAGIALDEVGTAFGLHNTDSMTRLMDEVSVKINESFYQDGSFVIDQSNFTNIENHFDEQFDQEIERAMEEAVMNSIGSLLVSLGSELLGAGGNMEEFENRMTRMGEQIELKVEAQAHQLEARADALCGSIEQLAQTEKTLQQSLPILKGYDLFAANHH